In Mesorhizobium sp. 113-3-3, a genomic segment contains:
- a CDS encoding RbsD/FucU family protein — MLIGIPALLGPDLLATLRAMGHGDEIALVDGNYPAEEQARRLVRADGHHLIPVLDAILSVLPVDDAVPEALFRASVKGNPSIADPVHHEIEAICARRAPGRKVVALAGADFYARVKSAHAIVATSEPRLYANIIIRKGVIYPPETKTP, encoded by the coding sequence ATGCTGATCGGAATCCCGGCGCTGCTCGGTCCGGACCTGCTGGCGACACTGCGCGCCATGGGCCATGGCGACGAGATCGCCCTTGTCGACGGAAACTATCCGGCAGAGGAGCAGGCAAGGCGCCTGGTCCGGGCCGACGGCCATCATCTTATCCCTGTGCTCGATGCGATCCTGAGCGTGCTGCCGGTCGACGACGCCGTTCCGGAAGCCCTGTTTCGCGCCTCGGTCAAAGGCAATCCCTCGATTGCCGATCCGGTCCATCACGAGATCGAGGCGATCTGCGCCAGGCGCGCGCCGGGCCGCAAGGTGGTTGCGCTGGCCGGCGCCGACTTCTATGCACGGGTCAAATCGGCGCATGCCATCGTCGCGACAAGCGAGCCCAGGCTTTACGCCAACATCATCATCCGCAAGGGCGTGATCTATCCGCCGGAGACCAAGACGCCATGA
- a CDS encoding sugar ABC transporter substrate-binding protein, which yields MAFASSASAAGVGACLITKTDTNPFFVKMKEGATAKAKELGVDLKTYAGKIDGDSESQVAAIESCIADGAKGILITASDTKGIVPTVKKARDAGLLVIALDTPLDPIDAADATFATDNLEAGKLIGAWAAATLGDKAKDAKIGFLDLTPSQPTVDVLRDQGFMMGYGIDVKDPNKIGDETDPRIVGHDVTNGNEEGGRKAMENLLQKDNTINVIHTINEPAAVGAYQALKAVGLEKQVLIVSVDGGCPGVKSVTEGVIGATSQQYPLQMAALGIEAIAAFAKDGTKPKPTEGKNFFDTGVNLVTDKPANGVKSIDTKEGLAKCWG from the coding sequence ATGGCGTTTGCATCATCGGCTTCCGCGGCCGGCGTCGGCGCTTGCCTGATCACCAAGACCGACACCAACCCCTTCTTCGTCAAGATGAAGGAAGGCGCGACCGCCAAGGCCAAGGAACTCGGCGTCGACCTCAAGACCTATGCCGGCAAGATCGACGGCGACAGCGAGAGCCAGGTGGCCGCGATCGAAAGCTGCATCGCCGACGGCGCCAAGGGTATCCTGATCACCGCATCCGACACCAAGGGCATCGTGCCGACCGTCAAGAAGGCGCGTGACGCCGGCCTGCTGGTGATCGCGCTCGACACGCCGCTAGACCCGATCGACGCGGCCGATGCGACCTTCGCCACCGACAATCTCGAGGCCGGCAAGCTGATCGGCGCCTGGGCCGCCGCCACTCTCGGCGACAAGGCCAAGGACGCCAAGATCGGCTTCCTCGACCTGACGCCGTCGCAGCCGACCGTCGACGTGCTGCGCGACCAGGGCTTCATGATGGGCTACGGCATCGACGTGAAGGACCCCAACAAGATCGGCGACGAAACCGATCCGCGCATCGTCGGCCACGACGTCACCAATGGCAATGAAGAGGGTGGCCGCAAGGCGATGGAGAACCTTCTGCAGAAGGACAACACCATCAACGTCATCCACACCATCAACGAGCCGGCTGCCGTCGGCGCCTACCAGGCGCTCAAGGCCGTCGGCCTTGAAAAGCAGGTGCTGATCGTCTCCGTCGACGGCGGCTGCCCCGGCGTGAAGTCGGTGACCGAAGGTGTGATCGGCGCAACGTCGCAGCAGTACCCGCTGCAGATGGCAGCGCTCGGCATCGAGGCGATTGCCGCCTTCGCCAAGGACGGAACCAAGCCGAAGCCGACCGAAGGCAAGAACTTCTTCGACACCGGCGTCAACCTGGTGACCGACAAGCCGGCCAACGGCGTGAAGTCCATCGACACCAAGGAAGGCCTCGCCAAGTGCTGGGGCTGA
- a CDS encoding ROK family transcriptional regulator, producing METATARHGSPEANDSLIHRGTNQSGMRDHNERLVLSLVRQHGSLAKSDIARMTGLSAQTVSVIMRELEEEGLLVRQAPLRGKIGQPSIPMALNPEGAFFIGLKIGRRSAELVLIDFLGHVRSMLQHSYRYPAPRETVEFVTSGMKKMRDELTPAQDKRIAGLGIAMPFELWNWADTAGAPRDVMDEWRHRDIRSDIQAQCDFPVYLQNDATSACGAELVFGQAGGARDFVYFYIGAFAGGGIVLNGRLFGGPTGNAGALGSMPVPGPDGKPTQLIDVASIAMLEKALNARGVEASHLWTSPEDWGEIGAELDDWIASASQALAYAIVAASSVIDFEAAVVDGWMPQAVRRRLVDAIVAAIATIDGEGLKLPTVREGTVGIHARALGGASLPLSERFLIGSTTISRSA from the coding sequence GTGGAGACCGCCACTGCGAGGCACGGTTCGCCCGAAGCGAATGACAGCCTGATTCACCGCGGCACCAACCAGAGCGGCATGCGCGATCACAACGAGCGGCTGGTGCTCTCGCTGGTGCGTCAGCATGGCAGCCTGGCGAAATCCGACATCGCCCGCATGACCGGACTTTCGGCGCAGACGGTTTCGGTCATCATGCGCGAACTGGAGGAAGAAGGCCTGCTCGTGCGCCAGGCGCCGCTGCGCGGCAAGATCGGCCAGCCCTCCATCCCTATGGCGCTCAATCCGGAAGGCGCCTTCTTCATCGGACTCAAGATCGGCCGCCGCAGCGCGGAACTGGTGCTGATCGATTTTCTTGGGCACGTGCGCTCGATGCTGCAGCACTCCTATCGCTATCCGGCACCGCGCGAGACGGTTGAATTCGTCACATCGGGCATGAAGAAGATGCGCGACGAACTGACGCCGGCGCAGGACAAGCGCATCGCCGGCCTCGGCATCGCCATGCCGTTCGAACTGTGGAACTGGGCCGACACCGCAGGTGCGCCGCGCGATGTCATGGACGAGTGGCGCCACCGCGACATCAGGTCCGACATCCAGGCGCAATGCGATTTTCCGGTTTATCTGCAGAACGACGCCACTTCGGCCTGCGGCGCCGAGCTCGTTTTCGGCCAGGCGGGCGGCGCGCGCGACTTCGTCTATTTCTATATCGGCGCCTTCGCCGGCGGCGGCATTGTGCTCAACGGCCGGCTGTTCGGCGGCCCGACCGGCAATGCCGGCGCGCTCGGCTCGATGCCGGTGCCCGGACCGGACGGCAAGCCGACCCAGCTGATCGATGTGGCGTCGATCGCCATGCTGGAAAAAGCGCTCAATGCCCGAGGCGTCGAGGCCTCGCACCTATGGACCTCACCCGAGGACTGGGGCGAGATCGGCGCCGAGCTCGACGATTGGATCGCCAGCGCTTCGCAGGCTCTCGCCTATGCCATCGTCGCCGCATCCTCGGTCATCGATTTCGAGGCGGCGGTGGTCGACGGCTGGATGCCGCAGGCGGTGCGCCGCCGGCTGGTCGATGCCATTGTCGCCGCCATCGCCACAATCGATGGCGAAGGCCTGAAACTTCCCACCGTTCGCGAAGGAACCGTCGGCATCCACGCCCGGGCGCTCGGCGGCGCCAGCCTGCCGCTTTCCGAACGCTTCCTGATTGGCTCGACGACGATTTCCAGGAGCGCCTGA